One part of the Prochlorococcus marinus str. MIT 9313 genome encodes these proteins:
- the typA gene encoding translational GTPase TypA: MSAQAKAIRNIAIIAHVDHGKTTLVDALLSQSGIFRDNEAVPTCVMDSNDLERERGITILSKNTAVTYDDTRINIVDTPGHADFGGEVERVLGMVDGCLLIVDANEGPMPQTRFVLKKALEQGLRPIVFVNKIDRARVDPETAVNKVLDLFVELGADDDQCDFPYLFGSGMGGFAKPDMATESQTMKPLFDAILRHVPPPVGDENKPLQLQITTLDYSDFLGRIVIGRVHNGVIRNGQSASLIKDDGSIKRGRISKLLGFEGLQRIEIQEAGAGDLVALAGFDQVNIGETIACPDEPKALPLIKVDEPTLQMTFVVNDSPFAGKEGKFVTSRQLRDRLRKELLTNVALRVEDTDSPDRFAVSGRGELHLGILIETMRREGFEFQVTQPQVIFRTIDGTPCEPVETLVMDVPEAAVGSCIEKLGVRRGEMQNMETGNDGRTQLEFVVPSRGLIGFRGEFVRATRGEGIMSHSFFEYRPMLGEFDARRNGVLIAFEQGTATFYALKNAEGRGQFFISPGVKVYKGMIVGENNRPQDLELNVCKAKQLTNMRSAGAEELDTLQTPVQMTLERALEYIGPDEMLEVTPESIRLRKLPAKKMAKR; the protein is encoded by the coding sequence ATGAGTGCCCAGGCCAAGGCGATCCGCAACATTGCAATTATCGCTCACGTGGATCACGGCAAAACAACCTTGGTGGATGCCCTGCTCTCTCAGTCCGGGATCTTCCGAGACAACGAGGCTGTACCTACATGTGTCATGGACTCCAATGATTTGGAAAGGGAACGAGGCATTACGATCCTTTCAAAGAACACGGCCGTTACCTACGACGATACGCGGATCAACATTGTTGATACCCCTGGGCATGCCGATTTTGGCGGTGAAGTTGAGCGGGTGCTTGGCATGGTTGATGGCTGTTTGCTGATCGTTGACGCCAACGAGGGGCCTATGCCACAGACGCGTTTCGTGCTCAAGAAGGCGCTTGAGCAGGGATTGCGTCCGATTGTGTTCGTAAACAAGATTGATCGTGCGCGGGTGGATCCTGAAACCGCTGTCAACAAGGTGCTCGATCTGTTTGTTGAACTCGGTGCAGATGATGACCAATGTGATTTCCCGTACTTATTCGGCAGTGGAATGGGTGGTTTTGCCAAGCCGGATATGGCAACTGAAAGTCAAACAATGAAGCCACTATTTGATGCCATCCTGCGTCATGTTCCACCACCTGTTGGAGATGAGAACAAGCCTCTTCAGCTACAGATAACTACTCTCGATTATTCAGACTTCCTGGGCAGGATTGTGATTGGTCGGGTCCATAACGGGGTTATCCGTAATGGTCAGAGTGCTTCGTTGATTAAGGATGATGGCAGCATTAAACGTGGCCGAATTAGCAAACTACTCGGTTTCGAAGGATTGCAACGGATTGAGATACAAGAAGCCGGAGCTGGAGATCTTGTTGCTTTAGCCGGTTTCGATCAAGTCAATATTGGCGAGACCATTGCCTGTCCAGATGAACCAAAGGCTTTACCTCTAATCAAGGTGGATGAACCCACTTTGCAGATGACATTTGTCGTCAATGATTCACCCTTTGCTGGCAAAGAAGGCAAATTCGTCACGAGCCGGCAGCTGCGAGATCGTTTACGCAAGGAATTACTCACCAATGTTGCCCTACGGGTTGAGGACACTGATTCCCCTGACCGTTTTGCGGTTAGCGGACGTGGTGAGCTACACCTGGGCATCCTGATTGAGACCATGCGCCGCGAGGGTTTTGAGTTTCAGGTAACCCAGCCTCAGGTGATCTTCCGAACGATTGACGGCACTCCTTGTGAGCCCGTTGAGACCTTGGTCATGGATGTACCAGAGGCAGCAGTTGGCTCCTGCATTGAGAAGTTGGGTGTGCGTCGGGGTGAAATGCAGAATATGGAAACCGGTAACGACGGTCGCACCCAGCTTGAATTTGTTGTTCCTTCTCGAGGGTTGATCGGTTTTCGTGGTGAGTTTGTACGTGCTACCAGGGGGGAAGGAATTATGAGCCACTCTTTTTTTGAATATCGCCCAATGTTGGGTGAGTTTGATGCTCGTCGGAATGGTGTTCTGATTGCTTTTGAGCAGGGCACTGCGACCTTCTACGCACTCAAGAATGCTGAGGGTCGAGGTCAGTTCTTCATCTCTCCAGGTGTCAAGGTTTATAAGGGGATGATCGTTGGCGAAAACAATCGACCTCAGGATCTGGAGTTAAACGTTTGCAAGGCCAAACAACTCACAAATATGCGCTCTGCTGGTGCAGAAGAACTCGACACCTTGCAGACACCTGTTCAGATGACCCTTGAACGTGCTCTTGAGTACATCGGTCCAGACGAGATGCTTGAGGTCACTCCAGAGTCCATTCGTTTGCGCAAGTTGCCTGCCAAGAAGATGGCCAAACGCTAA